From the genome of Gemmatimonadota bacterium, one region includes:
- a CDS encoding histone deacetylase: MTPDSETAPTGFFLHPESSRHDTGWGHPEHQGRLPAIASALGADLLLLHDKVEQLEAEAAGREELERAHSAEHLAVVEGACARAARDGKLVALDPSTVVSGGSWPAATGSAGAALAAAREVAAGKLANAFVAARPPGHHATRDHSMGFCLVNNVAVAAHGLQAEGLAERVLIVDWDVHHGNGTQEIFEADPSVFFLSLHQSPHYPYTGDTGQTGVGAGKGFTMNVPLPAGTPAPTYRSRFEEALDRSLSRFTPDFVLVSAGFDVMAGDPLGSMTLEPADLAWMTRKVMEAADRACAGRAVVTLEGGYAPKRTAEGVVAVVRALAGA; encoded by the coding sequence ATGACGCCGGACAGCGAAACGGCGCCGACCGGATTCTTCCTCCACCCCGAATCGTCCCGCCACGACACGGGCTGGGGGCACCCGGAGCACCAGGGCCGGCTGCCCGCGATCGCGAGCGCTCTCGGTGCGGACCTCCTCCTCCTCCACGACAAGGTGGAACAGCTCGAAGCGGAGGCCGCCGGTCGCGAGGAGCTGGAGCGCGCGCACTCCGCCGAGCACCTTGCGGTGGTCGAAGGCGCCTGCGCTCGGGCCGCAAGGGACGGAAAGCTGGTAGCGCTCGATCCCAGCACCGTGGTGTCGGGAGGGAGCTGGCCGGCGGCGACAGGCTCCGCAGGCGCCGCGCTCGCAGCGGCCCGCGAGGTGGCCGCCGGCAAGCTGGCCAACGCTTTCGTGGCTGCCAGACCGCCCGGTCACCACGCCACCCGCGACCACTCCATGGGATTCTGTCTGGTGAACAACGTGGCCGTGGCCGCGCACGGACTCCAGGCCGAGGGGCTTGCGGAGCGGGTCCTGATAGTCGACTGGGACGTACACCACGGCAACGGAACCCAGGAGATCTTCGAGGCGGACCCCTCGGTTTTCTTTCTCTCGCTCCACCAGTCGCCGCACTACCCGTACACGGGAGACACCGGCCAGACCGGAGTCGGTGCAGGGAAGGGGTTCACGATGAACGTCCCCCTCCCGGCCGGAACGCCCGCGCCGACCTACCGTTCCCGTTTCGAGGAGGCTCTCGACCGTTCTCTCTCTCGTTTCACTCCCGATTTCGTCCTCGTCTCGGCGGGTTTCGACGTCATGGCCGGAGATCCGCTGGGATCGATGACGCTCGAGCCCGCGGACCTCGCCTGGATGACCCGCAAGGTCATGGAAGCTGCGGACCGGGCCTGCGCCGGGCGCGCGGTGGTGACGCTCGAAGGAGGATACGCTCCCAAGCGCACCGCCGAAGGCGTGGTGGCGGTGGTGAGGGCTCTGGCCGGGGCTTAG
- a CDS encoding aminopeptidase P family protein, producing the protein MNNDVATPLLCTEAGVRRVQKELRGSGVDGWLLYEFHGVNPIAVTMLGLGKTTRRAFVLIPAEGDPVALIHAIEASSWRHWPFPTVSYSGWRELDERLADLLEGRKRLAAEVSPGGAVPTLDYLPAGIGGVILSHGVELVSSGDLVSRFHSVLSESQVAQHREAAKIVASVAEHAFARAASAIRAGSPTCEGALTEWIVSELTRTGLVVGPSCIVAIGPRAADPHYAPIGDGETISAGDLLLIDLWGSHEGGAYADQTWMGFMGREPDGRTVAIWEAVREARDGAVRFLRERWAEGAETRGSEVDDVARAVIDEAGYGEFFVHRLGHSMDIDLHGSGPNLDNLETRDDRVLLPGVAFSVEPGIYVPDDIGVRSEINVHMGPDGPEVTPPDPQESIFLFSVAD; encoded by the coding sequence ATGAACAACGATGTCGCAACCCCCCTTCTGTGCACCGAAGCGGGTGTCCGCCGAGTCCAGAAGGAGCTCCGTGGCTCAGGCGTCGACGGCTGGCTCCTGTACGAGTTTCACGGGGTCAACCCGATCGCGGTGACCATGCTGGGGCTGGGGAAGACGACGCGACGGGCGTTCGTGCTCATCCCGGCGGAAGGCGATCCGGTTGCTCTCATCCACGCCATCGAAGCCTCTTCGTGGCGGCACTGGCCCTTCCCCACCGTGAGCTATTCCGGCTGGCGCGAGCTCGACGAGCGACTCGCCGATCTGCTCGAAGGTAGGAAGCGCCTCGCCGCGGAGGTTTCGCCGGGGGGCGCGGTGCCCACGCTCGACTACCTTCCCGCCGGCATCGGGGGGGTGATTCTCTCACACGGCGTCGAGCTGGTCTCGTCGGGCGACCTGGTGTCCCGCTTCCACTCCGTCCTCAGCGAGAGCCAGGTGGCCCAGCACCGCGAGGCCGCCAAGATCGTCGCCTCGGTCGCCGAACACGCCTTTGCGCGCGCCGCCTCCGCCATCCGAGCGGGATCGCCCACCTGCGAAGGGGCGCTCACCGAGTGGATCGTTTCCGAACTGACCCGGACGGGGCTCGTGGTCGGACCGTCGTGCATCGTCGCCATCGGACCCCGCGCGGCGGATCCCCACTACGCGCCCATCGGTGACGGCGAGACGATCTCCGCCGGCGACCTTCTCCTCATAGATCTCTGGGGATCGCATGAAGGCGGCGCCTACGCCGACCAGACCTGGATGGGATTCATGGGCAGAGAACCCGACGGGCGCACCGTGGCGATCTGGGAGGCCGTGCGCGAAGCCCGCGACGGCGCGGTACGCTTCCTCCGCGAACGCTGGGCCGAGGGCGCCGAGACGAGAGGCAGCGAGGTGGACGACGTGGCCAGGGCAGTGATCGACGAGGCAGGCTACGGAGAGTTCTTCGTTCACCGGCTCGGCCACTCGATGGACATCGATCTCCACGGCAGCGGTCCCAATCTCGACAACCTCGAGACCCGCGACGACCGGGTTCTCCTTCCCGGGGTCGCTTTCTCGGTCGAACCAGGCATCTACGTGCCCGACGACATCGGCGTCCGCAGCGAGATCAACGTCCATATGGGTCCGGACGGCCCCGAGGTGACCCCCCCCGACCCGCAGGAGTCGATCTTCCTCTTCTCGGTCGCGGATTGA
- the priA gene encoding primosomal protein N' has translation MSRTLVEVALPLPIHKSFTYRVAGPLPQLGTRVMVPFRRETLIGWVTGGASPDANELKPGSIRPVLAVLDDGLPAVSPEIFDICRWMAEYYAASEGFCFRAALPTVLSDSSRELLVVTGERAVDAKPREARVLAAVFARSRPVSAKVIARELGMGSIWPEIRSLTERGALRMETFPPRDPLPRTVRAVALVRTISTLEERDATFGRALRQREFYERLESGGGEARLAAVTGAWGFSRGVVTGLEKKGLVQVRDLEEVRDPFADLPKPPPKLTPTRDQAAATEALVGALRRSRPRPFLLHGVTGSGKTLVYIDLLRETLARGEGALVLVPQIALTPQTVRRFRAHFPDDVAVLHSGLSDGERFDAWRQLRRGKRRIAIGARSAIFAPVRNLGAIIVDEEHDSSYKQNETPAYLARDLAVVRAHRSGAVCVLGSATPSLESWQNARAGKYVKLDLPRRVGGGRLPKVKVVDLRETRSVLSPRLTAAVNNRLDREEQSILLLNRRGYSSFVQCRECGEVDVCPNCSISLTFHRRNRVVTCHHCGHSVAAPDRCGLCGGDALSYRGLGTEQVERIVAEQFPGARIARMDLDTTSGKWAHRDILDRVEAGAVDILLGTQMIAKGLDFPRVTLVGVINADIGMHLPDFRATERTYQLISQVAGRAGRGPLGGAVIVQTRLPDHFAITAAVDHDYAAFAERELGHRALPAYPPFVRLMKAVLSSPDRERACECAESAMGWVRDWVCEQGLSDTVEVLGPAPAPIERLHGRWRWHLLARSSSPRALGVLCTALARDYSLPAGDLRLGIDRDPVALM, from the coding sequence TTGAGCCGAACTCTCGTCGAGGTGGCGCTGCCACTCCCCATACACAAATCTTTCACATACAGGGTCGCGGGTCCGCTTCCCCAGCTCGGCACCCGGGTCATGGTGCCCTTTCGCCGGGAAACGCTCATCGGCTGGGTCACGGGGGGCGCATCTCCCGATGCGAACGAGCTCAAGCCCGGCTCCATCCGACCGGTTCTGGCGGTTCTCGACGACGGCCTGCCCGCCGTCTCCCCCGAAATATTCGATATCTGCCGGTGGATGGCCGAGTACTATGCCGCCTCCGAGGGCTTCTGCTTCCGCGCGGCCCTGCCGACGGTTCTATCCGATTCCTCCCGTGAACTCCTGGTCGTTACCGGCGAAAGGGCCGTCGACGCCAAACCGCGAGAGGCCCGCGTTCTGGCAGCGGTCTTCGCGCGATCCCGCCCCGTATCGGCGAAGGTGATCGCCCGCGAACTCGGGATGGGCTCCATCTGGCCCGAAATCCGCTCCCTGACCGAACGAGGCGCGCTCAGGATGGAGACCTTCCCGCCGCGAGATCCGCTCCCGCGAACCGTCCGCGCGGTCGCTCTCGTCCGCACCATCTCGACCCTCGAGGAACGCGACGCCACTTTCGGCAGGGCACTTCGTCAGCGCGAGTTCTACGAGAGACTCGAATCCGGGGGCGGAGAGGCGAGACTCGCAGCAGTTACCGGAGCCTGGGGGTTTTCAAGAGGAGTCGTGACCGGTCTCGAGAAGAAAGGGCTCGTCCAGGTCCGGGATCTCGAGGAGGTGCGCGATCCGTTCGCGGACTTACCCAAGCCCCCTCCGAAGCTGACTCCGACCCGCGACCAGGCCGCAGCCACGGAGGCGCTGGTCGGCGCACTCCGGAGGAGCCGGCCCCGACCCTTCCTCCTCCACGGCGTGACCGGCTCGGGCAAGACCCTCGTCTACATCGACCTTCTGCGCGAGACCCTGGCGCGCGGCGAAGGCGCCCTCGTCCTGGTACCGCAGATCGCCCTCACGCCGCAGACGGTTCGGCGCTTCCGAGCGCACTTCCCGGACGACGTGGCCGTTCTCCACTCCGGCCTCTCCGACGGCGAACGCTTCGACGCCTGGCGACAGCTCAGACGGGGGAAACGCCGCATCGCGATCGGAGCCCGTTCCGCCATCTTCGCCCCGGTCCGAAACCTGGGGGCGATCATCGTCGACGAGGAGCACGACTCCAGTTACAAGCAGAACGAGACGCCCGCCTATCTGGCCCGGGATCTGGCGGTGGTGCGCGCGCACCGCTCGGGCGCGGTCTGCGTGCTCGGCAGCGCCACCCCTTCTCTCGAGAGCTGGCAGAACGCCCGAGCCGGCAAGTACGTGAAGCTCGATCTTCCCCGGCGCGTCGGCGGAGGCAGGCTTCCCAAGGTGAAGGTCGTCGATCTCCGCGAGACCCGGTCCGTGCTCTCTCCGCGACTGACGGCGGCCGTGAACAACCGTCTCGACCGCGAGGAGCAGAGCATCCTGCTGCTGAATCGGCGCGGGTACTCGTCGTTCGTGCAGTGCCGCGAGTGCGGCGAAGTGGATGTCTGTCCCAACTGTTCGATCTCTCTCACCTTTCACCGCAGGAACCGCGTCGTGACCTGCCATCACTGCGGGCACTCCGTCGCGGCCCCCGACCGGTGTGGTCTGTGCGGGGGCGACGCGCTCTCGTACAGGGGACTGGGCACGGAGCAGGTCGAGCGCATCGTCGCGGAGCAGTTTCCCGGGGCCCGGATCGCGCGCATGGACCTCGACACGACCTCCGGGAAGTGGGCTCACCGCGACATCCTCGACCGGGTGGAGGCCGGAGCGGTTGACATCCTGCTCGGCACGCAGATGATAGCCAAGGGGCTCGACTTCCCCCGGGTCACGCTCGTGGGTGTGATCAACGCCGACATCGGCATGCACCTTCCCGATTTCCGAGCCACCGAACGCACCTACCAGCTCATCAGTCAGGTCGCCGGACGGGCCGGACGAGGACCGCTGGGCGGGGCCGTCATCGTCCAGACCCGCCTTCCCGACCACTTCGCCATCACCGCTGCTGTAGACCACGACTACGCCGCCTTCGCCGAACGGGAGCTCGGTCATCGCGCGCTTCCCGCCTATCCGCCCTTCGTCCGCCTGATGAAGGCCGTGCTCTCCTCTCCCGATCGCGAACGCGCCTGCGAGTGCGCCGAATCCGCGATGGGCTGGGTCCGCGACTGGGTGTGCGAGCAGGGTCTCTCCGACACCGTCGAGGTACTGGGGCCGGCCCCCGCTCCCATCGAAAGGCTCCACGGTCGCTGGCGCTGGCACCTCCTCGCTCGTTCTTCCTCGCCGAGGGCGCTCGGGGTCCTGTGCACGGCTCTCGCCCGCGACTACTCGCTCCCTGCGGGCGACCTCAGGCTTGGAATCGACAGGGATCCGGTCGCGCTGATGTAG
- a CDS encoding HNH endonuclease — protein MALNASYEPLTIVPSRRAVRLVLDGKAEILEREGDRRFRSERRVVPWPAVIRLVSFVYVPRKFRRQVTNTFLFARDRYTCMYCGRHRRELGGREFLTRDHVLPISRGGTNAWENVVTSCSRCNCRKGNRLPAETGMTLLAQPREPDYVSLVWVVRRVTETQARYVKMFYGEEALAALTGSGLGLGK, from the coding sequence CTGGCACTGAACGCGTCGTATGAGCCGCTGACCATCGTGCCGTCCCGCCGCGCCGTGCGCCTGGTGCTCGACGGCAAGGCCGAGATCCTCGAAAGGGAGGGCGACCGGAGATTTCGGTCCGAGAGGCGCGTGGTGCCCTGGCCTGCGGTAATCAGACTCGTCTCCTTCGTGTATGTGCCCAGAAAGTTCAGGCGCCAAGTCACCAACACCTTCCTCTTCGCGCGCGACCGCTACACCTGCATGTATTGCGGCAGGCACCGCCGAGAACTTGGAGGTCGCGAGTTCCTGACGCGGGACCACGTGCTGCCCATCTCGCGCGGCGGGACCAATGCCTGGGAAAACGTGGTCACGAGCTGCTCGCGCTGCAATTGCCGCAAGGGAAATCGCCTGCCTGCCGAGACGGGGATGACGCTGCTCGCTCAGCCGCGCGAGCCCGACTACGTGAGTCTGGTCTGGGTCGTGCGTCGAGTGACCGAGACGCAGGCGCGCTACGTGAAGATGTTCTACGGGGAGGAAGCTCTCGCGGCGTTGACCGGGAGCGGACTGGGCCTGGGGAAATGA
- a CDS encoding 6-carboxytetrahydropterin synthase produces MDWSEERNLRRFGSLARPHAHTWTVEARVVGRVDAETGFLVDLALLDSAWEGLTADWDGADLDSLLPEGTVPSAEEIARWAYLALVPAVPAPARLEMIAVWEDEDLGAEYPAASFQHPPNTGCQ; encoded by the coding sequence TTGGACTGGTCCGAAGAGCGCAATCTCCGGCGGTTCGGATCTCTCGCCCGCCCGCATGCGCACACCTGGACCGTGGAGGCTCGCGTAGTCGGTCGCGTGGATGCCGAGACGGGTTTCCTGGTCGACCTGGCTCTGCTCGACTCGGCCTGGGAAGGGTTGACCGCCGACTGGGACGGGGCCGACCTCGACTCCCTTCTCCCCGAAGGAACCGTGCCCTCCGCGGAAGAGATCGCGCGCTGGGCGTATCTCGCGCTCGTCCCGGCGGTGCCTGCCCCGGCCCGTCTGGAAATGATCGCCGTCTGGGAGGACGAGGATCTGGGCGCCGAATATCCCGCGGCGTCCTTTCAACATCCCCCGAACACGGGGTGTCAATGA
- a CDS encoding sigma-70 family RNA polymerase sigma factor produces MKTDPRGDGELVRLARDGVTEAFSALVERYQRTAYVVALSVTGTHEEAEDAAQESFMVALQKLDECRKPDRFAGWFLTIVRNRSRNLVRREALRATDELPPGARSRDPTPDRFAETVELRDGLRAALDILTEVQKEVVVLHDIEGWKHREIAVKLGLPAGTVRSHLHFARKHMRVELTKRGLAPGS; encoded by the coding sequence ATGAAAACGGACCCTCGGGGAGACGGCGAGCTGGTTCGTCTGGCGCGCGACGGAGTCACGGAAGCATTTTCCGCTCTCGTCGAGCGATACCAGCGGACGGCCTACGTCGTAGCCCTTTCGGTGACCGGCACGCACGAGGAGGCGGAGGACGCGGCCCAGGAGTCATTCATGGTCGCCCTCCAGAAGCTCGACGAATGCCGGAAGCCGGATCGGTTCGCAGGCTGGTTTCTGACGATCGTCCGCAACCGATCCCGGAATCTGGTCAGAAGAGAGGCGCTCCGGGCCACGGACGAATTGCCGCCCGGAGCCCGCTCGCGCGACCCGACGCCGGATCGTTTCGCTGAGACGGTCGAGCTGCGGGACGGCCTCCGGGCCGCGTTGGACATATTGACGGAGGTGCAGAAAGAGGTGGTCGTTCTCCACGACATCGAGGGGTGGAAGCACCGCGAGATCGCCGTGAAGCTCGGGCTTCCCGCAGGAACGGTCAGATCGCACCTGCACTTCGCGAGAAAACATATGAGAGTGGAACTTACCAAGCGGGGCCTCGCCCCGGGATCATGA